From Schaalia sp. ZJ405, one genomic window encodes:
- the whiA gene encoding DNA-binding protein WhiA, protein MSLTSDMKDELARTAVTTQSEVAAEVATTLRFAGGLHLVSGRILIEAELDSPVAARRLRAFLHALYDTESSVVVVSGGSLARGKRYVVRVIHRADELARMTGLVDSLRRPVRGLPASLVASGKAEAAAIWRGAFLARGSLMEPGRSSSLEITCPGPEVALAMVGCARKLGALARSKEVRGTDRVAVRDAEAIALLIKALGAPNTFDSWQERRQRREARGSANRLANFDDANLRRSARAAVAAGARVERAFEILGDDIPDHLLEAGRLRLEYKQASLEELGKHTDPPLTKDAVAGRIRRLLAMADKVAHERGIPDTETALTLDMLDDE, encoded by the coding sequence GTGTCACTGACATCAGATATGAAGGACGAGCTTGCGCGTACAGCCGTGACGACGCAATCGGAGGTTGCCGCTGAGGTGGCAACAACGTTGCGTTTCGCCGGCGGCTTGCATCTTGTGTCCGGCAGGATCCTCATCGAGGCGGAGCTGGACTCCCCGGTCGCGGCCCGCAGACTGCGTGCTTTCCTTCATGCCCTCTATGACACGGAATCATCCGTCGTTGTTGTTTCTGGCGGGTCCCTGGCCCGTGGGAAACGCTACGTTGTCCGCGTGATTCATCGTGCTGATGAACTTGCACGCATGACGGGACTTGTTGACTCTCTGCGCCGACCTGTTCGTGGGCTCCCAGCTTCCCTCGTGGCATCGGGGAAGGCCGAAGCCGCTGCCATCTGGAGAGGTGCATTTCTTGCCCGCGGGTCGTTGATGGAGCCGGGACGCTCCTCGTCGCTGGAAATTACCTGTCCGGGTCCCGAGGTTGCCCTGGCGATGGTCGGATGTGCACGAAAACTTGGAGCGCTTGCACGATCGAAAGAAGTTCGGGGAACGGATCGTGTTGCCGTGCGCGACGCCGAAGCGATTGCCTTGCTCATTAAAGCCTTGGGGGCACCCAATACCTTCGATTCGTGGCAGGAACGCCGACAGAGGCGCGAGGCGCGGGGTAGTGCCAATCGTCTAGCAAATTTCGATGATGCGAACCTGCGTCGATCTGCTCGCGCGGCGGTTGCCGCCGGGGCACGTGTTGAACGAGCCTTTGAGATTCTTGGCGATGACATCCCCGACCATCTGCTTGAAGCTGGGCGGCTTCGGCTTGAATATAAGCAAGCCTCTCTTGAAGAGCTTGGGAAACACACGGATCCGCCGTTGACGAAAGATGCGGTGGCCGGGCGAATTCGGCGTCTTCTCGCGATGGCAGACAAGGTTGCGCACGAACGCGGGATTCCGGACACGGAGACAGCGCTGACCCTCGACATGCTTGACGACGAGTGA
- a CDS encoding gluconeogenesis factor YvcK family protein, protein MTYLDAAGWTQRGESGQTVVALGGGHGLSATLRALRHITRSLTAIVTVADDGGSSGRLRTEMDILPPGDLRMALASLCEDTEWGLTWRDVMQLRLKTAGPLDGHALGNLLIAGLWQLLDDPVEGLEWVARLLGANGRVLPMANDPINIEADLDDNGRLYTVSGQSKVAVAPGMVRQVRIEPAEPEVAGVVTEAIAQADWVVLGPGSWYTSVIPHMLVPDIHRALVTTDAHRALILNLSRQRGETDKMTTGDHVRVLRQYAPDLKLDVVIADPTATDDIDDLIQASEELGARVVLRQVRTGDGAAHHDPLRLAAALRDAFDGFLGEVGRTESWLP, encoded by the coding sequence GTGACCTACCTCGACGCCGCGGGCTGGACACAGCGGGGAGAATCGGGACAAACGGTCGTCGCGCTTGGCGGGGGGCATGGCCTGTCAGCCACCCTTCGAGCGCTGAGACACATCACCCGGTCGCTGACCGCGATCGTGACCGTCGCAGATGACGGAGGCTCCTCGGGACGGCTGCGCACGGAGATGGACATTCTGCCTCCGGGTGATCTACGCATGGCCCTTGCCAGCCTGTGTGAAGACACCGAATGGGGGCTGACGTGGCGTGATGTCATGCAGCTGCGCTTGAAAACTGCGGGGCCTCTTGACGGGCACGCCCTCGGTAATCTGCTCATCGCCGGGCTCTGGCAACTTCTTGACGATCCGGTCGAAGGGCTTGAATGGGTTGCCCGTCTTTTGGGAGCAAATGGCCGAGTCCTACCGATGGCCAACGATCCGATCAATATCGAGGCCGACCTAGATGACAACGGTCGTTTATATACGGTCTCTGGGCAATCGAAAGTTGCTGTTGCTCCGGGAATGGTTCGGCAGGTGCGTATCGAACCGGCAGAGCCGGAGGTAGCCGGCGTGGTCACCGAGGCGATCGCCCAAGCAGACTGGGTGGTTCTGGGACCGGGATCCTGGTACACGTCGGTGATTCCTCATATGTTGGTCCCCGATATTCATCGGGCGCTCGTCACGACGGATGCCCACCGAGCACTCATTCTCAATCTCTCGCGTCAACGCGGTGAAACCGACAAGATGACGACCGGTGACCATGTGAGGGTTCTGCGTCAATACGCACCGGATCTCAAGCTGGACGTTGTTATTGCAGATCCAACGGCAACCGACGATATTGATGACCTCATTCAGGCCAGTGAGGAACTCGGAGCTCGCGTGGTGCTGCGCCAAGTCCGCACGGGAGACGGGGCAGCTCACCATGATCCGCTGCGTTTAGCGGCCGCATTGCGAGATGCCTTCGACGGGTTTCTCGGCGAGGTCGGCAGAACAGAGAGCTGGCTTCCGTAG
- the rapZ gene encoding RNase adapter RapZ, with product MSERYDPENPPTVPEGIAMLDENAPVHDDPKANEVLIITGRSGAGRTQAARALEDLDWYVVDNLPPTMLPALVGMMSPDGGGVHRLAAVVDVRSRTFFQDLYHTLDVMTSMGVAYRVIFLDTDQETLVRRYESNRRPHPLQGHGTLLDGISTEEQLLAPLRRLADEIIDTSHMSVHDLARHIRDVVAGEGERPLHLTVESFGFKRGLPLDADHVLDVRFLKNPYWVDELRHLTGRDEAVSEYVLNQPGARQFVSDYADLLAPMLKGYVEELKPFATIAVGCTGGQHRSVACAEFLAERLRDHGYSTRTVHRDLGRE from the coding sequence ATGAGTGAACGGTACGACCCAGAGAATCCACCAACGGTACCCGAGGGAATCGCCATGCTTGACGAGAACGCTCCGGTTCACGATGACCCGAAAGCTAACGAGGTCCTCATTATTACCGGACGATCGGGGGCGGGTCGTACCCAGGCTGCCAGGGCGCTCGAGGACCTCGACTGGTACGTCGTCGATAACTTACCGCCGACGATGCTTCCCGCGCTTGTGGGCATGATGTCGCCCGACGGTGGGGGAGTTCACCGTCTCGCCGCGGTTGTGGACGTCAGGTCGCGAACCTTCTTCCAAGACCTCTACCACACGCTCGATGTCATGACGTCGATGGGCGTTGCCTATCGTGTCATCTTCCTTGACACAGACCAAGAGACTCTGGTGCGTCGATATGAGTCGAACCGTCGCCCGCACCCACTTCAAGGTCACGGGACGCTTCTCGACGGAATCAGCACTGAAGAACAGCTGCTTGCCCCGCTTCGCCGACTTGCAGACGAGATCATTGACACGTCGCACATGAGTGTTCATGATCTTGCGCGGCATATCCGAGACGTTGTTGCCGGAGAGGGGGAACGTCCACTTCATCTGACGGTGGAGTCCTTTGGATTTAAGCGCGGTCTTCCCCTCGATGCCGATCATGTCCTTGACGTGCGTTTCTTGAAGAATCCCTACTGGGTTGATGAGTTGCGCCACTTGACGGGGCGTGACGAGGCCGTGTCCGAATACGTCCTCAACCAGCCCGGTGCACGGCAGTTTGTGAGTGACTACGCTGACCTACTTGCGCCCATGCTCAAGGGCTATGTGGAAGAACTCAAGCCCTTCGCGACGATTGCCGTCGGATGTACCGGTGGGCAGCATCGATCGGTCGCGTGTGCGGAGTTTCTTGCTGAGCGCCTCAGGGACCACGGGTACTCCACGCGAACCGTCCATCGAGACCTTGGGAGGGAATAG
- the purT gene encoding formate-dependent phosphoribosylglycinamide formyltransferase has protein sequence MSQPQSVPLRLPARILLLGSGELGKELTISLQRLGCHVIAVDSYPNAPAMQVADECRVLAMSDEDELRSLLDEVSVDLVVPEIEAIATQELARSQNEGSVRVVPNAFAVQATMDRQRIRSLAASLDGVATSKYRFASSADEIRQALDHTGLPAFIKPTMSSSGHGQSRITDVGQVDEAFARASEGARHNTGRVIVEESIDFDSEITLLTVRWWDEHSGCVRTDFCDPIGHRQEDGDYVESWQPAAISPAALDKCQIMAAQVTQALAEADGQDPASTLGLFGVEFFIKGDDAWFSELSPRPHDTGMVTMATQDLSEFDLHARAILGLPLHTQLRRPGASAVIKSHGPVNDPEYTGVAQAMRTADVRIFNKPVSRAGRRVGVVLANETTVQEARSVASSAAALIGIREREHVASLDHE, from the coding sequence ATGAGTCAGCCTCAATCTGTTCCCCTTCGCCTTCCCGCGCGAATCCTCCTTCTCGGCTCAGGTGAGTTAGGTAAGGAACTGACGATTTCGCTTCAGCGACTCGGCTGCCACGTCATCGCCGTTGATTCCTATCCGAATGCGCCCGCGATGCAGGTTGCCGATGAGTGCCGCGTCCTTGCGATGAGTGACGAGGACGAGCTTCGTTCGCTTCTGGATGAAGTCAGTGTCGACCTGGTGGTGCCTGAGATTGAGGCGATTGCAACCCAGGAGCTGGCACGGAGCCAAAACGAGGGGAGCGTGCGGGTTGTTCCGAATGCCTTCGCGGTTCAGGCAACGATGGATCGCCAGCGGATCCGCAGTCTCGCGGCTTCTCTTGACGGTGTTGCAACATCAAAGTATCGCTTCGCGTCCTCTGCCGATGAGATTCGACAAGCGCTTGACCACACCGGTCTTCCCGCGTTTATTAAACCGACAATGTCATCGTCGGGCCACGGGCAAAGCAGGATCACCGATGTCGGGCAAGTCGACGAGGCGTTCGCCCGTGCCAGTGAAGGGGCTCGGCACAACACCGGACGCGTCATCGTTGAAGAGAGCATCGACTTCGATTCGGAGATCACCCTGCTGACCGTTCGCTGGTGGGATGAGCACAGCGGATGTGTGCGCACCGATTTCTGCGACCCGATTGGTCATCGACAAGAAGACGGTGACTACGTTGAGTCATGGCAACCGGCCGCAATCTCACCGGCCGCTTTGGACAAATGTCAGATCATGGCTGCTCAAGTCACCCAGGCCCTTGCCGAGGCCGACGGTCAGGATCCAGCGAGCACACTCGGACTCTTCGGTGTTGAATTCTTCATCAAAGGAGATGACGCGTGGTTTTCAGAGCTGTCACCTCGTCCTCACGACACGGGGATGGTGACAATGGCAACCCAGGATCTGTCAGAGTTTGATCTTCATGCGCGTGCCATCCTTGGCTTACCGCTGCACACGCAGCTGCGTCGGCCGGGTGCCTCAGCCGTCATCAAATCACACGGACCGGTTAATGATCCTGAATACACCGGAGTGGCCCAGGCAATGCGGACCGCAGATGTCAGGATCTTCAATAAACCGGTCTCACGTGCAGGTCGGCGAGTCGGAGTCGTCCTCGCCAATGAGACCACTGTGCAGGAGGCGCGCTCGGTGGCGTCCTCAGCGGCAGCTCTCATCGGCATCCGCGAACGCGAGCATGTGGCATCCTTGGATCATGAGTGA
- the uvrC gene encoding excinuclease ABC subunit UvrC produces MADPQTYRPRTGDIPTSPGVYRFSDDQGRVIYVGKAKNLRNRLTNYFQDLANLHPRTQQMVTTAARVQWTVVNTEVEALTLEFTWIKEFNPRFNVMFKDDKSYPYLMVTMGEEIPRVVVTRKAKTPGSRYFGPYTQVWAIRETIDLLLRVFPMRTCSAGVFRRAQAQGRPCLMGYIDKCSAPCVGRISPQDHRQLATELCSFMEGRAGPVIRDLENKMKAASAELDFEQAARYRDDIHALRTVLERNVVVLDDGTDADVFALVMDQLDAAVHVFHVRGGRIRGTRGWVIDRCDDAQAPELMARLLEQVYSQVTPAQRPIRGRSHERAQAVSVDDVAHTPTSAIPREILVSVEPEDAETIAAWLSDLRGAKVTLHVPQRGPKAHLMETVEKNGREALTLHQTKRVGDLTQRSRALEQLAEELDLAQAPLRIECYDVSHTQGTHQVASMVVFEDGGPRKDAYRTFNIRGADGNGTPDDTSAMDEVLRRRFSRLLSEEAGIRGEDEDGVPLESGPVDARTGRPRRFSYRPDLVVVDGGPAQVNAARAALDNMGVDIPIVGLAKRLEEVWIPGEEFPLILPRSSSALYLLQYLRDESHRFAITKHRARRGKAATRSVLDEIPGLGPSRHSALLKTFGSVKKLRAASVDEIASVRGIGPRLAAQIHEHLSR; encoded by the coding sequence GTGGCAGACCCCCAAACCTATCGACCGCGCACCGGTGACATTCCTACGTCACCCGGTGTCTATCGATTCTCGGACGACCAGGGACGGGTCATTTACGTCGGCAAAGCAAAAAACCTGCGTAACCGGCTGACGAACTACTTCCAGGATCTCGCCAACCTCCACCCGCGAACACAGCAGATGGTGACCACCGCGGCGCGCGTACAGTGGACGGTCGTCAACACCGAAGTTGAAGCGCTCACACTGGAATTCACGTGGATCAAAGAGTTCAATCCCAGATTCAACGTGATGTTCAAGGACGACAAGTCCTACCCCTATCTCATGGTGACAATGGGAGAGGAGATCCCGCGCGTCGTTGTCACCCGCAAAGCCAAGACCCCTGGTTCCCGCTACTTCGGTCCCTACACGCAGGTCTGGGCGATTCGCGAAACCATTGACCTGCTGCTGAGGGTCTTCCCCATGCGCACGTGCTCGGCCGGAGTTTTTCGGCGAGCTCAAGCCCAAGGCAGGCCGTGCCTGATGGGATACATCGACAAATGCTCAGCCCCTTGCGTCGGACGAATCTCCCCGCAAGACCATCGCCAACTCGCCACCGAACTGTGCTCCTTCATGGAAGGGCGTGCTGGACCCGTCATTCGCGACCTCGAAAATAAAATGAAGGCCGCCTCAGCTGAACTCGATTTCGAGCAGGCCGCGCGATATCGCGACGACATCCACGCTCTACGCACCGTCCTCGAACGCAATGTCGTCGTCCTCGATGACGGCACGGATGCTGATGTCTTCGCCCTCGTCATGGATCAGCTTGACGCGGCGGTGCACGTTTTCCACGTCAGGGGCGGACGTATCCGAGGAACCCGCGGGTGGGTCATTGACCGCTGTGACGACGCGCAGGCCCCCGAACTCATGGCTCGTCTACTCGAACAGGTCTACTCCCAGGTCACGCCCGCCCAGCGGCCGATCCGCGGTCGCTCCCACGAGCGCGCACAAGCAGTGTCCGTTGACGATGTCGCCCACACGCCGACCTCGGCAATTCCCCGAGAAATTCTCGTCTCCGTGGAACCCGAAGACGCCGAAACGATCGCCGCATGGCTCAGTGATCTCCGCGGAGCAAAGGTCACGCTTCATGTTCCACAGCGCGGACCCAAAGCTCACCTCATGGAGACCGTTGAAAAGAACGGACGTGAAGCCCTGACTCTTCACCAGACCAAGCGCGTCGGTGATCTGACACAGCGATCGCGCGCCCTCGAACAGCTCGCCGAAGAACTCGATCTTGCACAGGCTCCGTTGAGAATTGAGTGCTACGACGTTTCGCACACTCAGGGCACCCACCAAGTAGCATCGATGGTTGTTTTCGAAGATGGCGGGCCCCGCAAGGACGCGTACCGAACCTTCAACATTCGTGGGGCCGATGGAAACGGAACCCCCGACGACACCTCCGCAATGGACGAGGTACTCCGCAGGCGTTTTTCACGTCTGCTCTCAGAAGAAGCTGGCATCAGGGGCGAGGACGAGGACGGGGTTCCCCTTGAGTCCGGTCCCGTTGACGCGCGGACGGGGCGGCCGCGACGTTTCTCCTACCGGCCGGATCTCGTGGTCGTTGACGGCGGACCTGCTCAGGTCAATGCGGCTCGGGCGGCACTTGACAACATGGGAGTGGATATTCCGATCGTTGGACTCGCCAAGCGTCTTGAAGAAGTGTGGATTCCCGGTGAGGAGTTTCCTCTGATCCTGCCGCGCTCCTCCTCAGCGCTGTATCTGCTGCAATACCTTCGGGATGAGTCGCACCGCTTCGCGATCACCAAACACCGGGCGCGTCGGGGCAAAGCGGCAACTCGTTCCGTGCTTGACGAGATCCCCGGTCTTGGTCCCAGCCGTCACAGTGCCCTCCTCAAAACATTTGGGTCGGTGAAGAAGCTGCGTGCGGCCTCTGTTGACGAAATTGCCTCCGTCCGTGGAATCGGCCCGCGCCTCGCCGCGCAGATTCACGAGCATCTTTCGCGCTAG
- the glnA gene encoding type I glutamate--ammonia ligase: MFSNPSEVAEFIEANSIEYVDVRFCDVPGVQQHFTIPAKEFLAEALEDGLMFDGSSVRGFTAIHESDMKLIPDISSAFVDPFRKAKTLVVIFSIVDPFTDEPFSRDPRQVAAKAEAYLRSTGIADECSIGAEAEFYLFNDVRFQVQPHSTFFAVDSPEAYWNTGRTEEGGNMGYKVPIKGGYFPVSPSDQYADIRDEMVSKCVEVGLTIERAHHEVGAGGQQEINYRFATLQKAADDMMKFKYVIKNTALEFGHSATFMPKPLFGDNGSGMHTHMSLWKNGEPLFYDERGYGSLSDMARWFIGGILEHAPALLAFTNPSVNSFRRLVPGFEAPINLVYSARNRSACIRIPVSGTSPKAKRIEYRVPDPSANPYLAFSACLMAGIDGIKRRIEPAAPIDKDLYELPPAEYHDIAKLPASLEEALDALRKDHDFLTEGDVFTQDLIDTWLDYKDTHEVAPMRMYPHPYEYQLYYDL, encoded by the coding sequence ATGTTCAGCAATCCGTCCGAGGTCGCCGAGTTTATCGAGGCGAACTCCATTGAATACGTCGACGTTCGTTTCTGCGACGTACCCGGAGTTCAACAGCACTTCACGATCCCAGCAAAGGAATTCCTCGCCGAAGCCCTCGAAGATGGGCTGATGTTCGACGGTTCCTCAGTCCGCGGGTTCACGGCGATTCACGAATCCGACATGAAGCTCATCCCCGACATCTCCTCCGCCTTCGTTGACCCCTTCCGCAAGGCAAAGACTCTCGTGGTGATTTTCTCCATCGTCGACCCATTCACCGACGAACCCTTCTCGCGCGACCCGCGCCAGGTTGCAGCAAAGGCAGAGGCCTACCTACGCTCCACAGGCATTGCCGACGAATGTTCAATCGGCGCCGAAGCCGAGTTCTACCTCTTCAACGATGTTCGCTTCCAGGTCCAACCCCACTCAACATTCTTCGCCGTGGACTCCCCCGAGGCGTACTGGAACACCGGCCGCACCGAAGAGGGCGGCAACATGGGGTACAAAGTACCGATCAAGGGCGGATACTTCCCCGTTTCTCCCTCTGACCAATACGCTGATATTCGCGACGAGATGGTCTCCAAGTGCGTGGAAGTTGGGCTCACGATCGAACGTGCGCACCACGAGGTCGGTGCAGGCGGACAGCAGGAAATCAACTATCGTTTCGCCACCTTGCAAAAGGCTGCGGACGACATGATGAAGTTTAAGTACGTCATTAAGAACACCGCCCTTGAGTTCGGACACTCCGCAACATTCATGCCTAAGCCACTTTTCGGTGACAACGGCTCGGGAATGCACACGCACATGTCGCTGTGGAAGAACGGTGAGCCACTCTTCTACGACGAGCGCGGCTACGGTTCTCTCTCCGATATGGCACGCTGGTTCATCGGCGGAATCCTTGAACACGCCCCCGCGCTGCTTGCTTTTACTAACCCGTCAGTCAATTCATTCCGACGCCTCGTCCCCGGGTTTGAGGCTCCCATCAATCTCGTGTACTCAGCACGTAACCGGTCGGCATGTATTCGGATTCCCGTCTCGGGAACTTCACCGAAGGCCAAGCGCATCGAATATCGCGTTCCCGATCCCTCGGCGAACCCCTATCTCGCATTCTCCGCATGCCTCATGGCGGGAATCGACGGCATTAAGCGACGCATCGAACCGGCAGCTCCCATTGACAAGGATCTCTACGAGCTTCCACCGGCCGAATACCACGACATCGCCAAGCTTCCCGCCTCTCTCGAAGAAGCGCTCGACGCTCTGCGCAAGGATCACGACTTCCTGACCGAGGGCGATGTCTTTACCCAGGACCTCATCGACACGTGGCTTGATTACAAGGACACCCATGAGGTCGCTCCGATGCGGATGTACCCGCACCCCTACGAGTACCAGCTGTACTACGACCTGTGA
- a CDS encoding AMP-dependent synthetase/ligase: MKKLRDGSFTEKMKFRVEHDDVIPSLLEKRARKNPGQVAVEKRNNVGQMVPVTAKEVLTDVENLARGLIGLGIDAGDAVAILAPTSYEWMVLDLAILSVGAITVPIYESDSAAQIRHILTDANVVLAFASNSQQAELISSQRTPQLADVLVFHSSATRALAEAAHRVTSRDLAKRRRAVDADDIATIIYTSGTTGKPKGVTLTHRNIVATALSAKQVLGEVIDSSHTRILLFLPVAHVLARLVMHLALACRSVIGFSPNISNLLPDIQEFQPSALLVVPRVLEKVYNSAAAKAGGGIKGKIFSWSAKQSRRSATRSGLAPLRTMRHRLADTLVLKKIRQVLGPNLTYIVSGGAPLATDLAEFFTGMGLTVLQGYGLSETTGPVTVQRLGSHPFGSVGQVIPGNYVKIAEDGEVLTRGVSLMEGYYNLPEQTREAIPDGWFHTGDLGTLDRHGHLKITGRKKELIVTAGGKNVSPEVLQESLATHPLIGSVIVVGDARPYIGALITLDTDMLPGWLKRHNLPVVPATEAAQLPEVRASLDRAIARANKQVSRAESIRRFRIIDATFTVDNGYMTPSLKLRRSQVLTDYAHEVEALYREGEKERRSKKR, from the coding sequence ATGAAGAAGCTTCGCGACGGTTCTTTCACCGAGAAGATGAAGTTCCGCGTCGAACACGACGACGTGATCCCCTCGCTGCTGGAGAAGAGAGCCCGGAAGAACCCCGGTCAGGTTGCGGTGGAAAAACGCAACAACGTGGGTCAGATGGTGCCGGTGACCGCCAAGGAAGTTCTCACTGACGTGGAGAATCTTGCGCGAGGTCTCATCGGCCTGGGGATTGATGCCGGTGACGCCGTCGCAATTCTTGCGCCGACGTCCTACGAATGGATGGTTCTCGACCTGGCGATCCTCTCCGTGGGGGCCATCACCGTGCCGATTTACGAGTCCGACTCAGCGGCGCAGATTCGTCATATCCTCACCGACGCCAATGTTGTTCTCGCTTTTGCTTCCAACTCTCAGCAGGCCGAACTCATCTCGTCACAGCGAACACCCCAGCTCGCCGACGTCCTCGTCTTCCATTCCTCCGCCACACGTGCCCTGGCTGAGGCCGCTCATCGCGTGACCTCACGAGACTTGGCGAAACGTCGACGGGCCGTTGACGCCGACGACATTGCGACGATCATCTACACCTCGGGAACCACCGGGAAACCCAAAGGCGTCACCCTCACGCACCGCAACATTGTTGCCACCGCTCTGAGCGCCAAACAGGTTCTCGGAGAGGTCATTGACTCTTCACATACCCGTATCCTTCTCTTCCTTCCCGTCGCGCACGTCCTCGCCCGGCTCGTCATGCACCTGGCTCTGGCATGTCGCAGTGTCATTGGTTTCTCCCCGAACATCTCCAACCTCCTGCCTGACATTCAAGAGTTCCAACCCTCTGCGCTCCTCGTGGTTCCGCGAGTCCTTGAAAAGGTCTATAACTCAGCGGCAGCCAAGGCTGGCGGCGGCATCAAGGGGAAGATCTTCTCATGGTCTGCCAAGCAATCCCGACGAAGCGCAACACGCTCGGGTCTGGCGCCTCTGCGCACGATGCGCCATCGTCTCGCCGACACCCTTGTGCTGAAGAAAATTCGTCAGGTTCTCGGCCCCAACCTCACATACATCGTCTCCGGTGGAGCGCCGCTGGCCACAGATCTTGCTGAGTTCTTCACCGGCATGGGATTGACGGTGCTCCAGGGGTATGGGTTGTCTGAAACAACTGGACCCGTCACCGTTCAGCGTCTCGGTTCCCATCCCTTCGGCAGCGTCGGTCAAGTGATCCCCGGAAACTACGTGAAAATTGCCGAGGACGGCGAAGTTCTTACCCGCGGGGTCTCACTCATGGAGGGCTACTACAACCTTCCCGAACAGACCCGCGAAGCCATCCCAGACGGATGGTTTCACACCGGCGATCTGGGGACCCTTGATCGTCACGGCCACCTGAAAATCACCGGTCGCAAGAAAGAACTCATCGTCACGGCTGGCGGCAAGAACGTCTCCCCTGAGGTCCTTCAGGAGTCCCTTGCAACGCATCCGCTCATCGGCTCCGTCATCGTGGTTGGAGATGCTCGCCCGTACATCGGAGCACTCATCACGCTTGACACCGACATGCTTCCCGGATGGCTCAAACGTCACAATCTTCCCGTTGTACCGGCAACGGAAGCCGCGCAGCTTCCCGAAGTGCGTGCCTCCCTGGACCGGGCGATTGCCCGAGCAAATAAACAGGTGTCACGTGCGGAATCCATTCGCCGTTTCCGCATCATTGACGCAACATTCACCGTTGACAATGGATACATGACTCCGTCTCTCAAGCTCCGTCGTTCCCAGGTGCTCACCGACTACGCGCACGAGGTTGAAGCTCTCTACCGCGAAGGCGAAAAGGAACGGCGATCAAAGAAAAGGTAA